The Herbiconiux sp. SALV-R1 nucleotide sequence CGGGCGCCGGCACGGGCGTCGCGGTGCTGGTGGCCTCGGGAGCGGGGGTCGGGGTGGGCGTGGCGGTGGGCTCCGGGTCGCCGTCGCCGTCGCCGGCGAAGGCGTCGGAGACGGCCTGCGACACCTGCTCGGCGAGGAAGGCGACACCCGCGGTGTTCGGGTGCAGCGCCCCGAGGGTGACGAACAGCCCGGGGTCGGGGGTGGGGGTGCCGCCCGTGGTGTTGAGGGTGATGCCGTTGATGAACGCCTCACCGGCCGGCGCGCAGGCGGTGTTGCCCTGGGTGAGCGGCAGCGTCGAGATGTAGGTCGCGCCGTGGGCGGTGGCCGCGGCGCCGATCGCCGCGTCGAGCCGCGCCTCGGTGCCGTGGAGGTAGAAGGTGTCGGTCTCGGTGAACGGGAAGGCGTTCTCGGGGAACGGCGGCTCGAACGGGTTGCTGCCCGTGCCGAGGGGTGAGGAGTAGCATCCGGCCTCGGGGTAGTTGGCCAGGTCGGGCGTGATGGCGGGGTAGCCGATGACGAAGATCTTCGCATTCGGCGCCTTCTCCCTGATGAGCGCGAAGGTCTCGTCGAGGGCGGGTGCGACGGTGGTGTCGAGCTGGTACTTCAGCCGGTCGACCTCGATGCCGTCGACGACGGGGGCGTAGAACTCCTTGCAGTTGGCGAGATTCGCCCCGAGCACGTCGAGCACGAGCGGGCCGTTCGCGCTCTCGGCGATGCACGTCTGCGCCACCGTGGAGAAGCCGAGGTCGTTGCCGCCGATCGTCACCGTCACGACGTCGGTGTCGGCGCTGAGTGATGCCGACTGCACGGGTGCCGTTCCGGCCCCGGTGATGGTGGTCTGCTCGGTGTCGCGGATGTTCGCCGTCACCGCTCCACTGCAGGTGCGGTCGTCGAGGTCGAGACCGAGCGACTCGGCGACGAGGTGCGGGTAGTTCTGGTCGGCCTGGAAGCAGCCGGATGCGGGCAGCTCACTGTACGGCGTGAGGCCGAACCCTGCCGAGTACGAGTCGCCGAGGGCGACGTAGCTCTTGCCCGCGGTGCCCGAGTCGGCTGCCGCGCCCGCACCGGGCTCGGCGGGATCGGCGAACGCCGCGCCCGCGCCTCCCGCGAGAAGGAGGGAGGCGGTGACCGCCCCGATGACCATGACCCGTGCCCCGATGCGCTTCACCCTGACACTGTAGCCGCGCCACCGGCTGCCCGGGCATCCACCTTCTGGGGAGTGTTCCTCCGCCCCCATCCGTGTTACAACCGGCGCTTCACCCCGCGTGCAGCCGCGCCTGCAGGGCCTCGATGATCTCACCCAGCCTCCCCGACGACAGCAGTCCCGGCCCGAGCGGGCCCGCCGAGTCGTCACCCACCCGAGGGATGCTCGCCAGGGCCGCGCGGGCGGCGTCGGACGCCAACGCCAGCTGCGCCTCGATCTCGCGCGTGGCGGCGCCGGCGCCACCGGCCGCCCCCTCGTGCAGCTCGACGGCCCGCACCGCGTACGCGGCAGCCCCCAGGGCGTGCGCGCCCATGTGTGCGACGCCCGACGCCTGAGCCGCGGCCCGCGCTGCGGCCACGGCCGCGGGCGAGCTCGCCGACGTCGCCGCCCGCCCGGCCTCGAAGCGTCTGCGGATCTCACCCGCCGCATCCAGCTCCCCCCGCGCGAACGCGCGAGCCCTCGTGATGGCGTCGCGCGGCCGGCCGTCCTGCGGAGCCTCGGCCTCGAACAGCCCGAGCACGCGCTCGGCGCAGACGGCGGCCCACGCCGCCACCTCGCGCCGGTCGGCCTCGCTCAACGTCTGCGATGAGGTCATGTCCCCAGTCTTGCAGACGGGTTGCGTGGGCTCGCAGGCCACGCTGCCGCGGGGGCTGCGTGCCAGAATCGCAGCATGCAGCAGGAGCCCGTCACCCGCACCACCCTCGCCGACCACCGCCTGCCGAGCGGCACGGCCTTCGATCACGTCGAGGTGCGACGCATCACCCTAGCCCCCTCGGTTCAGCCCGGTGCCCACACCCACAGCGGCCCCGTCTTCGGGGTCATCGAGAGCGGCTCGGCCCATGTGCAGCTCGCCGGCGAGCCCGAGCGCGTGCTGCGCGCGGGCGACACCTTCTACGAGCCGGGCGACTCCACCATCCTGCGCTTCGACGCCACCGACGAGGGCGTCACCTTCCTTGGCTGGTTCCCGCTCCCGGCGGGCGCCGCTCCCGAGATCGCGATGGGCCACGCCGACACGGACGACCCGACGGCCACCGCGTAGACCCAGGTCTCTTGAGCGGAGAGCCGGGCGCGCCCTAGGCTCGCGCCGAGGGGGCGGGATGACGCAGGCGGCACGCGAGGCGGTACCGTCGTCGCGCCTGCGCCGCGGGCGCCTCGGCCCGTCGCGCGGTGCACTCGTGCTGCTCGGCGTCTTCGCGCTCCTGCTCGCGGGGGTGGAACTCTCCGTGGGGGCGACCGTGCCGGTTCCGTCGTGGATCCCGCTCGCCTTCACCGGCGTGTTCGTCGTCTGGGCAGCCGCGGGCATCATGGCGTGGTGGCGCCGCCCGACGAACGGCACGGGCGGGCTGCTGCTCGTCGGCGCGGTGTTCCTCTTCGTGAACGGCGCCGGCAACCTCGGGCTGCCCGGGCTGGTGGAGCTCGGCGCCGTCTTCGCCACCTCCATCCTCGCCATCACGGTGCACCTGCTGCACGCCTTCCCGAGCGGCAGGCTCCGCGGCGCGTTCTCGGTGACCACGGTGGCCGTCGGCTACGGCGTCGCGTTCGTGCTGCAGGCGCCGCTCTACCTTCTCCCGTCAGCGCCCTCCACCTGGCGTACGGTCGCCGAGGCGACGCAGAGCGCGATCGGTCTCGCGGTGATGGTGGCGACCGTCGTCATCCTGGTGCGGCGCCTCCGCTCCGCCGACCCGAAGAACCTCCGCGTGCTGCTGCCGCTCTATCTCTACGGCAGCCTCGCCGTGCTCGCCATCCCCGTCTCGGCGAGCGTCATCGGCCTCCTCGGCGGCGACCTCGCGGTCGTCGGTGGCGTGCAGCTGGTCGTGCTGGCGGGCATCCCGGTCGCCTTCCTCGCGGGGGTGCTGTTCGGCGGCTACACGCACACGGTCGAAGCGGATGCGCTGAGCGCCTGGCTGGGCGTGGCCACGCCCGCGAGAACGGCGGTGGGCCCGGCGCTCGCCCGAGCCCTCGGCGACGACTCGCTCCGGGTCGCCTACTGGTCGGAGGAGCGCGGCGAGTTCCTCGACGAACGGGGAGCTCCCGCCGACGCCCGCGACCGGCGAGCGCCCCGGCAGTGGGAGGAGGTGCGCGTGGAGTCGCGGCTGGTCGGCGCCATCAGCTACGACGGGCGCATGATCGCCGACCCCGAGGCCGTGCGGCGCGCGGCGCAGGTGTTCGCCATCGCGCTCGACCGGGAACGCCTCACCGCAGCCCTGATGGCGAGCAACGAGGCCCTGCTCCGCTCGCGGCTCCGCCTGGTGGAGACCGCCGACCGCGAGCGGGCCCGCATCGCCCGCGACCTCCACGACGGACTGCAGGTGCAGCTCGTGCTGCTCGCCCTCGAGGCGCAGCAGATCGCGAACTCCGACGACGCCCACCCCTCCACCGCCGAGGCGGCCACCGAGCTGCGGCGCCGCATCGACGACGCCGCCGCGCAGCTGCGGCTCCTCGTGCACGCGGTGCTGCCCTCGGCCCTGGTCGAGCGCGGGCTGACCGCAGCGACGGAGGACCTCGTCGACCGGCTCGCCATGCCCGCCACCCTCACGAGCGACGTCGACGACCGCGACCTCGACCCGGCCATCGCCCACTCGGCGTACTTCATCGTGGCCGAGGCGCTCAGCAACGCCGTCAAGCACTCCGGGGCGCGGTCGGTGTCGGTCGAGCTGCGCCGCGGGAGCGGCGAGCTGCGGGTGCGGGTGACCGACGACGGCGGTGGAGGCGCCCGCCTCGAGGACGGAACCGGTCTCAAGGGCCTCGCCGACCGGGTCGACGCCCTGGGCGGTTCGTTCGAGCTGATCTCCCCGGAGGGCGGGGGCACTGAGGTGAAGGTGGAGCTGCCATGCGGGTCGTGATCGGCGAAGACGAGGTGCTGCTGCGCGAGGGGCTGGTGCACCTGCTGCAGCGCGACGGCATCGACGTGGTGGCCGCCGTAGGCACGGCCGCCGAGCTCGAGGCCGAGGTCGCCCGCGTGCTGCCCGACCTCGTGGTCACCGACATCCGGATGCCGCCGAGCCACACCGACGAGGGCCTGCTCGCGGCCTTGCGCATCCGTCAGACCCACCCGGGCGTCGCGGTCGTCGTGCTCTCGCAGTACGTGCAGAGGAGGTACGCGACCGAGTTGCTCGAGCACCGCGAGGGCGGCGTCGGCTACCTGCTCAAGCAGCGCATCGCCGACGTGCACACCTTCACCGCCGACCTCCGCCGGGTGCAGCAGGGCGGCACCGCTCTCGACCCCGACGTCGTCGCCGTGCTCGTCTCGCGCGCGAGCCGGGCCGGAGACGACGCGGTCGCCGGTCTCACCCCGCGCCAGCTCGAGGTGCTCGGGCTCATGGCCGAGGGGCGCAGCAACGCGCACATCGCCGCGCGGCTCGGCACCTCCGAGAAGGCGGTGGTGCAGCACACCTCCCGCATCTACGACGCCTTCGGCCTTCCGGTCGCCGCCGACGACCATCGCCGGGTGCTGGCGGTCATCCGCTACCTCGCCGCGGCGGGCGGGGCGTACTGATAGGACCGCTCACCCGTCAGTACAGGCTGCGGATGAGCGCCTGCGCGATCGTGGCTGCCGGGCCCCTGCCGTCGGCGGCCGGCGCCAGGTTCGCCCACACCACGAGGGTGACGTCGTCGACCGGGTCGTAGGCCATGAACGAGTTGAACCCGGGGAGTTCGCCGGTGTGCCCGTAGAACGAGCCGACCTTCGCGATGTTCCAGCCGTAGGCGGCCGAAGCCGGGTCGTCGGGGTCGGTGGGCATCGCGCTGTCGAGCCGCTGCTGCTGCAGCTCGGGGTCGAGCAGCCCGCCGGTCTTGCCGCCGAGCGCCTCCGCCCAGTCGGCGAGGTCGGTGGCGGTCGAGATGCCGGCGCCGGCGGCCCACGCCCAGGAGGGGTTGTCGAGCGTGCCGTCGCTCGGCGCGAAGCTGCCGTCTTCGGCCCCGGCGAGCAGGTCGGGCGGGAGCTTCGACGACCCGAGGGTGCCCACGTTCGTCCACCAGTAGTACCCGTCGGAGTAGGGCGCGGGAAGGCTGCTGTCGGCGAGCTCGGGGAACGAGGTGTCGTCGAGCCCGAGCGGTGTGAACAGGCGGTCTTCGAAGATCTGCCCGAGCGGCTTGCCGTCGAGCTGCTCGGCGATCAGTCCGAGCAGCACGGTGTTGGTGTTCGAGTAGTGGAAGGCGGTGCCCGGCTCGAAGTCGGGCGGCAGGGCGAGCCCCATGGCCACGAGCTCCTCCGGCTGCCACACGCGCTGCGGGTCGGCGTCGAGCGCGGCGTTGAGCTCGTAGGTCTCGGTGTAGTTGGCGAGACCGCTGCGCATCATGAGCAGCTCTTCGATGGTGATGTTCTCGCCGTTCGGCACGTCGGGCCGGTACATCGACACCGGGTCGTCGAGCGCGATCGTGCCCTCCTGCATCAGTTGCAGGATGACGGTTCCCGTCCAGGTCTTGGTGTTCGAGCCGACACGGATGTGGTCGTCGACCGACACCGGGGTCGACCCGCCCGGGCTCGTCACGCCGTAGGTGGCGGTGAACTCGCCGGCGGGGGAGCGCAGCAGCATCACGGCGCCGGGCTGGCCGAGTTCAGCCGCCGTCTTCTCGAACAGGGCGGTCAGCGCTTCCTCGTCGATCGGCCCCATGGTCGGCGCGGCCGCCGACGCGTCGGAGGGGCTGCTCGAGGCGTTCGGGGTCGGCGCCGCCGTCGGCTGAGCCGTGCAGGCCGTCAGGCTGAGTGCGGCGAGCAGTACCGAGCCCGCCGCGATGGTTCTGGTGAGCGGTGCGCGCATCCGTCGTCTCCTGTCCTGGCCGGTACGGCTGCTAGTACGCCTGCTGAATGGCCGCGGCGACCGCCCCGACGTCGTCGTTGGCCTCGAACACGCCGTCGATGCCGTCGTAGAAGCCCTGGTTCACGATGATCGTGAACGCGAGCTCGCGGCCGCTCTCGGCGTCCATCACGCCGCCGAGCGTCTTGGTGGTCAGCTGCACCCGGCCGTTGAAGGCGTCGCCGCCCGCGAGGGTGCCGGTCTTGGCGAACACCTTGCCGGCCGCGGGGCTGTCGGTCTGCACGTCGGCGAGCGATCCGTCGACGCCCAGCACGGGCATCACGGCCTTCCAGGCCTCGGCGTCGGGCCGCTCGGCCATGAGGGTCTGGATCTGCACGGCGTTCGCCGGGGTGATGTAGTTGCCCTCGAGCCCCGAGCCGTCGATGAGCGAGGCGCCGAGGGTGTCGAGACCCTCGTCGGCCCAGATCTGCCCGGCGATCGCCATGCCGTCGTTGCAGTCGGTCGACCCGGCGTCGGCGGCGAGGCGGCAGATGAGCGTCTGCGCCCCGCGGTTGTAGCTGATCTTCATGACGTAGGTGACCTCCTCCGAGAGCGGGAGCGACGTGAGCTCCGCCACCGACGGGAGGGAGGAGACCGTGTCGGAGGCCGGCAGTGCGCCCTCAGGGTTCGTGGCGACGGGGTCGGCGGTGACGCTCACCCCGGCTCGGCCGAGTGCCTCGATGAACGCGGTGCGGGCGAAGGTGGCGGGGTCGTCGAACTCGAACACCTTGAGCACCGGGTCGCCCTCGGCGACGGTTCCCGAGACGACGATGGTGTTCGGGTCGTCGGGGGAGGCGGCCGGCGCGGCGATGCGCGCGGGCTCGCCCTCGGCGACGGTCTGCACCTGGAGGTCGAGCTTCCAGGGCGCCACGGCGGGGGTGAGTGCCGCGGTCGCCGGCTCGCCGACGGCGCCCGGGGTGATGAGGATGTCGAGGAGGTTCTGGTTCACGACGATCGGGGTCACCGGCTTGCCCGCCAGCTCTCCCTCGAACAGCCTGTCGTCGACCACGACGTCGCCGTTCACCGCGGTGATGCCCGACGCCCGCACCTGCCGGGCGAGGTTGTCGAGCCCGGCGAGCGGGTCTTCGGTGGTGAGCGTCGCGCCCGGCAGCGGGTTCGCGTCGTTGTGGTCGAGGTTCGTGAAGTCGACGGTGCCGTCGGCCTTGGTGCGGCCGCCCAGCGTGAGGTCGCCCGCGCCGACCAGCACGAGATCGCCGACGAGGGTGCCGTCGGTGACGGTTCCCGACTGCTTCACCGGTGTCGTGACGGTGTGGTCGGGCCCCCACTTCACCCACGCCGCGCCCGCGCTGTAGGTCTTCACGAAGGAGCCGGGCTGCGCCATCTTGTCCCCGTCGAGGTCGAGGAGCGTCTCACCCGTCTCGAGGTCACTCACCGAGATGAGCCAGCGGCCGTTCGCGTACTGCGGCTGGTTCATCACCTCGCGTGCCGCATCCGGAAGCCCGGGAAGGGCGTAGCCGCCCGTCGCACCGGGTGTGGGGCTCGGGGCCGGCGCCCCCGTGCAACCTGCCAGCAGCGCGCCCGTCGCGGCGAGGGCCGCCGCCGTGAGCAGGGCCGCGCGGCCGCGCGCCCTCACCCGGCTCACTGGGCGGCCTCGGTCGTCAGCACCTCGGCCAGCGCCCGGAAGGCAGCGTCGGCGGGGTGCGCGTCGGGAAGATTCGACTCGTTCATGTAGACCACGATGCTGGCGCCCGACACCGGGTCGTGGAACGTCGCCGCCGTGAAGCCGACACCCTCGCCGTTGTGGCCGAGCCAGCCGTTCGTCTGACCCATGCCGACGCCGTAGAGGTCGTAAGGAGGCCGCGGTATCTCGTGCCCGATCTCGCGCAGGGCCTGGGTCTCGGGTTTCAGCAGGGCACCCGAGCCGAGCGTGTCGGCCCAGACCCGGCCGTCGTCGAGGGTGGAGAACAGCGAGCCCGCGGGCCCGAGGATGGACGGGTTCTCCTGCTGTGGCTCCAGCGCGCCGTCGGCCTCGACGTACCCGGTCGGATGCGGGCCCGTCCAGTCGGCGACGTCGGTGAGGTACCGGGTGCCGCTCTGCCCCAGGGGGTCGAGGATGCGCTCCTGAAGCGCCTCGGCGTACGGCATGCCGGTGACCTTCTCGACCACGGCGCCCAGCAGGTTCGTGTTGGCATTGGTGTAGAGGTACTCGGTGCCGGGCTCGAACTGTGCGGGCTGGTCGATGACGAAGGCGTTGAGCTCGTCGAGCGTGTACACCTTGGTGGGGTCGACACTGAAGTCGTCGAGGAAGGCCTGGCCGACGTAGTCGGCGGCGCCGCTCGACATGTTCGCCAGCTCGAGCAGGGTGATGCGGTCGCCGTTCGTGATGCCGTCGACGTACCGGTCGATCGTGTCGTCGAGCGACAGCTTCCCCTCGTCGGCGAGCTGCAGGATGAGCGACACCGTGTACGACTTCGTCACGCTGCGGATGGGCCAGCTCATCTCGGTGGTGACGGGCACGTTCTGCTCCACGTCGGCGAGGCCGACCGCGGTGGTCCACGAGCCCTCGCCCGGCACCCAGACGCCGGCGGCGGCACCCGGCACGTCGTACTCGGCCATCACGCCCTCCACGGCCTTCTGCAGGCTGCTCTGCAGCGCCGCCGGCAGCTCACCCTCGGGGGCGGCCGGGCGGGTGAGCGTCGGCCGGGCCGCCTCGCCGGAATCGCCGACGGCGGTTGGGGACGAGCTCGAGGGGGCGGCGCCGCTGGTGCAGCCCGCGAGCAGGAACGCCGCCGACGCCACGAGGGCGACGACGACGGATGGTCGTGGTGCGAAGTGCGGCGGGCGGTTCGGCATCGTTCCTCATTCCCTGCGACCCTGCGGATTCCCTGCGGGCCGTCGTGCGACCGGATCCGGGCACGCCGGAACGCGCCTCGGTCACCAGGGTGACGGAGGGACGCGCGCGGGTGCAATAGACCTGGGTCCCCACCCGCTTGGGCCCAGCCGTTCGGGCGGCCGCGCGCATCCGCTAGCGTGGGCGGGTCGGCGATCGGCGCCGCGGGTTCGAAGGGGAGCAGGTCATGACCGATGTCCGCCGCGAGACGGAGGCGCGACTCGGTGCCGTGGAGCGCAGCTGGGGCCCGCGTTCGCTGCGGGCCGAGGGTGGGGCGGGCGACGGCCGGCGCCAGATCGACCTGCGCGGTCTCGGCGAGCTCGCCGTCACGGTCGAGCCCGACCAGTTCCTCGACCTCGGCGAGACCTTCTGGCGCGGGGAGGCGGTGTCGTTCACACCGCCCTCGACGGGGGCGCGCGCCGAGAGCTGGGGTCGGCGCTGGCTCGGCGGGCTGCTCACGACCTGCGGCCTCACCGCCGTCGGCCGTGCCGAGCCGGCGGAGGGCGGCATGCACGGCCGCGCCCACCTCGTACCCGCGCTGGTCACGCGATCGGAGGGTCGCTGGAACGGCGACGCGTACGAGCTCGAGGTGACCGGGCTGATGCGCGAGGGGGCGATCTTCGAGCAGAACCTCGTCGTGACGAGGTCGATCACGGCCCGGCACGGCGAGAGCCGCGTGCGGGTGAGTGACGTCGTACGCAACGACGGCTTCGCGGAGGTGCCGCTCAAGCTGCTGTACCACATCAACCTCGGCTGGCCGCTGGTCGACGAGGGCTCGCGCGTGAGCGCCACCACCGCCCCCGCTTGGGAGGCCGAGCTCACCGCTCCCGTCCCGCTCGAACCCGAGAAGGTCGACGCCCTCGTCGCCGACGCGGGCGACGACGGCTACGCCACCGCGACCCTCGATGCGCCGGGCACCCGCGTCACCGTGCGCTATCGCACGGCCGAGCTGCCGTTCCTCACCGTCTGGCGCAGCGCCGCATCCGGAAGCTACGCCCTCGGCATCGAACCCGGCACCTGCTGGCCGAGCCACGCCGACGGCCCCGGCAGCGGCAAGACGGGGCGGATGCTCGCCCCGGGCGAGGAGATCACCACCGATCTCGAGATCGTCTTCGAGGCGCATCCTCCCGCCTGAAACCTCAATCGCTGCTGAGCGAATCGTGGTAGGCAGAGGAGATGACAGCGATCCGCGGCGGCCGCCTCTCGGCCTGGCACGAGAAGTTCGTGGTCGAGGAGCGCTACGTCGAGGCGAACGACCGGCGCCGGCTGTACGTCACGGCAGCGGTACTCGTCGTCGTCGGGCTCGCCGCCTTCGTCACCATCCTCGTCGGAGTGCTCACCCACACCGGGTTCGAGCGGTTCGACCAGCCCGTGGAGGCCTGGTTCGAAGCGCAGGTGCGCCCCGACACCACAGCCGCGATGATCGTGCTCGCGATCGTCTTCGGGCCGGTGGCGCTCCCCATCATCATCGCCGTCGTGCTCGTCATCTGGATCATCGCCGCGCGCCACCTCTGGCGCCCGCTGCTCCTCGCCGGGGGCATGGTGACCGGTGTCGTCATCGCCCAGGTGCTCGCCCCGATCGTGCAGCACCCGCGCCCGCCCATCGGCGACATGCTGTTCGGGCCCGACCACTCCTTCTCCTTCCCGTCGGGGCACGTGCTCGGCACCTCCGACTTCCTGCTCATCACCGCCTATCTCTTGGCCAGCCGGCTGCAGCGCAGCTGGTTCACCGTCGCCGCCTTCTCGATCGCCATCGTCGGCATCGGCGTGCAGGTCTTCAGCCGGCTCTACCTCGGCTACCACTGGATCAGCGACACCACAGCATCCATCGCCATCTCCCTGGTCATCGTCGGCAGCATCATCGCCATCGACACCGCCCGCACGGTGAGGGTGCCGGGCGAGGCCGTCACCGGCCCCGCCTCGCAGCCGCAACGCGACGGCACCTGACCCGTCCCAGCCCGCCCCCTCAACCCGATCGAATCGAGAGGCACACCATGTCGACCAGAGCAACCGCAGGCCGCGCCGTGCAGAGCGCAGCGAACAGCAAGGGTCTCGAGATCCTGGCCCGGGTCGGGTTCGGTGCCAGCGCCCTCGTGCACATCCTGCTCGGCTACCTCGCCATCCGCGTCGCGACGAACGGCGGGGGAGAGAGCGACCAGTCGGGAGCGATGGCCGAGATCACCAAGCTCCCCGGCGGCACCATCCTCATCTGGGTCGTGACCATCGGGCTGTTCGCGCTGGCGCTGTGGCTCGTCGTCGAAGCCATCACGGGCATCGGCTCCTCCTCCGACAAACGGTGGGTGCGCAGCCTCATCCCGGCCGGGAAGGCGGTGGCGTACGCCGCGGTGGGCGTCACCGCGCTCACCTTCGCGATGGGGCAGTCGACCAGCAACGCCGAGTCGACGCAGCAGACCAGCGCGAGCGTCCTGCAGATGCCGGGCGGCCCGATCCTGCTCGGGGTAGTGGGCGTCGCGGTCATCGGCATCGGCGGCTACTTCGTGTTCAAGGGCGTGACGAAGAAGTTCGAGGAAGACCTCACCATGCCCTCGGGCACCGTGGGTCGCGTGGTGCGCGTGATGGGTGTGGTCGGCTACGTGGCGAAGGGCATTGCGGTGGGAGTCATGGGCATCCTGTTCGTGGTCGCCGCGGTGAAGGTCGACCCGGGCAACGCGACCGGTCTCGACGGGGCGCTCAAGGCGCTCGTGCAGCTGCCGTTCGGTGTCGTCGTGCTGGTGGCGGTGGGTGTCGGGCTCATCGCCTACGGCCTCTACACCATCGTGCGGGCCCGCTTCGCGCGACTCTGAGTCGACGTCACCAGCGCTCGCGGTGCCGCTCCTGGTCGACCACGGCCTCGCGATCGGCGAGTCTGCGGAGGCCGGCGAGCGGCTGCGCCATGCGATGGTTGCCCCGGATGCGCGGCTCCACCCGGTCGAGGAACGCCCAGTACCCGGCGGTGAAGGGGCAGGCGTTCTCGCCGAGGCGCACCTTGGGGTTGAACGCGCATCCGGAGCAGTAGTCCGACATGCGGTCGATGTAGGCGCCGCCTGCCGCGTAGGGCTTCGTGGCCACGACGCCCCCGTCGGCGTGCTGCGACATGCCGATGACGTTCGCGGGCATCACCCAGGGGGTGCCGTCGACGAACATGTCGACGAACCAGTCGTTCAGGGCCACCGGGTCGTAGCCGTGCTGCAGCGCCCAGTTGCCGAGCACCATGAGGCGCTGGATGTGGTGCGCCCAGCCGTGCCGACGCATGCCGTCGAGTGTCTCGCGCAGGCAGTTCGACTCGACGAGGGCCGGGTCGAGCTCGCGGAACGCGGGAGGGAGAGGGGTGTGGGCGCCGAGCGCGTTGGTGCCCGTGCGGTAGCCCTCGCCGAGGTGCCAGTAGAGGTGCCAGACGTAGTCGCGCCACCCGATGATCTGGCGGGTGAAGCCCTCCACGCCCGCGAGCGGGGCGCGGCCGGCGTCGTACTCGGCGACCGCCGCGTCGACGACCTCGAGCGGGTCGAGGAGGCCGAGGTTGAGGGGAGCGCTGAGCAGGGAGTGCGCCATCGTCCAGTCGCCTCCGAGCATGGCGTCTTCGAAGGTGCCGAAGTCGCCGAGGCGCGACTCGAGGAAGTCGGCGAGGGCGTGCTCGGCCTCGGCGCGGGTGGCGGCGAAACGCCGCGGGCCGTCGTCGCCGACGAGGGTCACGTGGCCGTCGCGCTGCCAGCGGTCGAGGTCGGCGCGCACCTCGTCGTCGATGTCGTCTTCGCGCGGCCACCAGGGTTCGGGAAGGCCGAGCCGGGCGGCGCCTCTCGGGGGCGGGTTGCGGTTGTCGGCGTCGTAGTTCCAGCGGCCGCCCTCGGGCTGGTCGCCGCGCATGAGGATGCCGGTGCGCTCGCGCGCCGTGCGGTAAAAGTCTTCGAGCAGCAGCCGCTTACCGCCGCTCGTCGCCCTCTCGGCCCAGGCGGCGAAGTCGGTCTCGGAGGTGACGAAGCCGCGGCTCGGCAGCACCTCGATGCCGCGTCGACGCACGAAGCGGCGGGCCGCCCACGAGGTGGGATCGATCACCTCGAGGTCGTCGCGGCCGTCGACCACCTCGGCGTAGCGCTGCACCTGGTGGAACTCGACCCGGTCGCCGAGCTCGCGCGCACGGTGGCGGAGAGCCGAGAGGATGAGGTGCGCCTTCGCCCGGTGCATCGGCCGGCGCCCGAACACCGACCGCGCCTCGATGATGAGCATCC carries:
- a CDS encoding cupin domain-containing protein, encoding MQQEPVTRTTLADHRLPSGTAFDHVEVRRITLAPSVQPGAHTHSGPVFGVIESGSAHVQLAGEPERVLRAGDTFYEPGDSTILRFDATDEGVTFLGWFPLPAGAAPEIAMGHADTDDPTATA
- a CDS encoding response regulator transcription factor encodes the protein MRVVIGEDEVLLREGLVHLLQRDGIDVVAAVGTAAELEAEVARVLPDLVVTDIRMPPSHTDEGLLAALRIRQTHPGVAVVVLSQYVQRRYATELLEHREGGVGYLLKQRIADVHTFTADLRRVQQGGTALDPDVVAVLVSRASRAGDDAVAGLTPRQLEVLGLMAEGRSNAHIAARLGTSEKAVVQHTSRIYDAFGLPVAADDHRRVLAVIRYLAAAGGAY
- a CDS encoding SGNH/GDSL hydrolase family protein; amino-acid sequence: MKRIGARVMVIGAVTASLLLAGGAGAAFADPAEPGAGAAADSGTAGKSYVALGDSYSAGFGLTPYSELPASGCFQADQNYPHLVAESLGLDLDDRTCSGAVTANIRDTEQTTITGAGTAPVQSASLSADTDVVTVTIGGNDLGFSTVAQTCIAESANGPLVLDVLGANLANCKEFYAPVVDGIEVDRLKYQLDTTVAPALDETFALIREKAPNAKIFVIGYPAITPDLANYPEAGCYSSPLGTGSNPFEPPFPENAFPFTETDTFYLHGTEARLDAAIGAAATAHGATYISTLPLTQGNTACAPAGEAFINGITLNTTGGTPTPDPGLFVTLGALHPNTAGVAFLAEQVSQAVSDAFAGDGDGDPEPTATPTPTPAPEATSTATPVPAPGDGAGSGKPGLAATGSEAAPLGLVAVGIVAAGGLLLALVAVTRRRMGRSGH
- the dacB gene encoding D-alanyl-D-alanine carboxypeptidase/D-alanyl-D-alanine-endopeptidase; protein product: MSRVRARGRAALLTAAALAATGALLAGCTGAPAPSPTPGATGGYALPGLPDAAREVMNQPQYANGRWLISVSDLETGETLLDLDGDKMAQPGSFVKTYSAGAAWVKWGPDHTVTTPVKQSGTVTDGTLVGDLVLVGAGDLTLGGRTKADGTVDFTNLDHNDANPLPGATLTTEDPLAGLDNLARQVRASGITAVNGDVVVDDRLFEGELAGKPVTPIVVNQNLLDILITPGAVGEPATAALTPAVAPWKLDLQVQTVAEGEPARIAAPAASPDDPNTIVVSGTVAEGDPVLKVFEFDDPATFARTAFIEALGRAGVSVTADPVATNPEGALPASDTVSSLPSVAELTSLPLSEEVTYVMKISYNRGAQTLICRLAADAGSTDCNDGMAIAGQIWADEGLDTLGASLIDGSGLEGNYITPANAVQIQTLMAERPDAEAWKAVMPVLGVDGSLADVQTDSPAAGKVFAKTGTLAGGDAFNGRVQLTTKTLGGVMDAESGRELAFTIIVNQGFYDGIDGVFEANDDVGAVAAAIQQAY
- a CDS encoding putative immunity protein, producing the protein MTSSQTLSEADRREVAAWAAVCAERVLGLFEAEAPQDGRPRDAITRARAFARGELDAAGEIRRRFEAGRAATSASSPAAVAAARAAAQASGVAHMGAHALGAAAYAVRAVELHEGAAGGAGAATREIEAQLALASDAARAALASIPRVGDDSAGPLGPGLLSSGRLGEIIEALQARLHAG
- a CDS encoding serine hydrolase, with the protein product MRAPLTRTIAAGSVLLAALSLTACTAQPTAAPTPNASSSPSDASAAAPTMGPIDEEALTALFEKTAAELGQPGAVMLLRSPAGEFTATYGVTSPGGSTPVSVDDHIRVGSNTKTWTGTVILQLMQEGTIALDDPVSMYRPDVPNGENITIEELLMMRSGLANYTETYELNAALDADPQRVWQPEELVAMGLALPPDFEPGTAFHYSNTNTVLLGLIAEQLDGKPLGQIFEDRLFTPLGLDDTSFPELADSSLPAPYSDGYYWWTNVGTLGSSKLPPDLLAGAEDGSFAPSDGTLDNPSWAWAAGAGISTATDLADWAEALGGKTGGLLDPELQQQRLDSAMPTDPDDPASAAYGWNIAKVGSFYGHTGELPGFNSFMAYDPVDDVTLVVWANLAPAADGRGPAATIAQALIRSLY
- a CDS encoding ATP-binding protein is translated as MTQAAREAVPSSRLRRGRLGPSRGALVLLGVFALLLAGVELSVGATVPVPSWIPLAFTGVFVVWAAAGIMAWWRRPTNGTGGLLLVGAVFLFVNGAGNLGLPGLVELGAVFATSILAITVHLLHAFPSGRLRGAFSVTTVAVGYGVAFVLQAPLYLLPSAPSTWRTVAEATQSAIGLAVMVATVVILVRRLRSADPKNLRVLLPLYLYGSLAVLAIPVSASVIGLLGGDLAVVGGVQLVVLAGIPVAFLAGVLFGGYTHTVEADALSAWLGVATPARTAVGPALARALGDDSLRVAYWSEERGEFLDERGAPADARDRRAPRQWEEVRVESRLVGAISYDGRMIADPEAVRRAAQVFAIALDRERLTAALMASNEALLRSRLRLVETADRERARIARDLHDGLQVQLVLLALEAQQIANSDDAHPSTAEAATELRRRIDDAAAQLRLLVHAVLPSALVERGLTAATEDLVDRLAMPATLTSDVDDRDLDPAIAHSAYFIVAEALSNAVKHSGARSVSVELRRGSGELRVRVTDDGGGGARLEDGTGLKGLADRVDALGGSFELISPEGGGTEVKVELPCGS